The region GTATAGCCCCCGGTATTGAATAAAGGCGGCAATATTGGTATTGTTGAGGTCAATTTTTTCACCATAGGCAGTGCCGAGTTTCTCATCTACCACATTGACCAGTTCTTCCTCGGTGGATGCAGTTGCTGCCAAGGTTGGGGCACTCCAGTTGATCCAGCCCAACAGGCTAACGCCCACAAAGTAAGCCAGTGCTAGCCAGCGGCCCAAACGTTGCATAATTCCTTTACCTCCCAAATCTCACAGGTCATTACAAAAACAGCGGTTCATTAAGAGTCAAAGCAAAGAACTGACCACATCGCACAGCAAGCGCAGGCGGCGGTAGCCGATCACCAGCAGGATGACAGAGAAAACTGAGGCATTATGCCCACAATAGAGTTAGGCTGCCCCCTACAGGTGATTCAATCATATCAGAGGGAGGCCGTCCCTTCATCGCCTTTTTCAAGGTGTTTAATGTAGGGTGTCTCTGCTTTTGAGGGCTTGGGCAAGGAAGGAATGCAGGTCATCAAACGTGCCCACGTAGGCAGGTACAGGAGCTTCATAGCCCTTGAGATTCAGGACTTGAGGTCGAAATGGGACAGGGGTTGGGCAAGAGTGCACAAGGTAGTGGTAAGTGGTTGCTCCCATGGCCAAATCAGCGGCAATGGTTTTGGTGGCACTCTCAAGGCGAAAAGCAGCATTAACGGTATCTCCCAAAGCAGTATAGTCTGGGCGATCGCCACTCCCGGTATTGCCCACCATTGCATAGCCCGTATTCAAGCCAGAACCAATGCGCAATGGCCACGGCAAGGGATATTGCTGGTGCAGTTCTCCCGTCATCAGCCGTAAATCCTCTAAGGCAGAGAGGGTGTGGCAAATTTCTTGATAGCCAATCTCCTCGCTTTCGTGGATCCAAACTGCCATCACCGCATCACCAATGTACTTATCGACCCAACTGCCGTATTGACGGATAATCTCACCTGCGCGATGAAACCACGTCCCAATGAGTTCTGACAGTAGTTCCTCTTCGAGTTGTCGCGTCAGCTGCGTAAAGTCACGAATATCCACGACCAAAACTGTCAATAGGCGGCGGACATGGAGAAGCGCCGTGGCGGAGCCTTCGGATTGTGGCAAAGACAGAGTGGCATTTTCGGAAAACAGGGGGGCGAAGGGTTCATTAAAAAAGTCCAATTCTGTTTGGCCAAAGGTAATACGATCGCCATTGTGCAGGGCAATGGGAATGCTGACGCGGCGACCATTGACAAACGTGCCATTGCGACTGCCAAGATCAATGAGATAAAATTCCCCCCGTCCCATGCGCTGAATCATGGCATGGTTCCGTGACATCCAGCGATCGCTGAGCACAATTGAATTATCTTCACTGCGGCCAATGGTCCAGCAGTTCCCCCCCGTTAAGGGAAAATAACAAACCGTGTCCTCGCTCACCAGTGCCAGATGGGGTTCTGAGGGGGGTGGAGCCTCCGGGTGAAGGACCTCAGGAACGCCGCGAATCTGTGAAAGGGTATGGCGCAGTTGGTTAATAATTTGCTGCTGACGCAAAATAATCGCCACTAATTGTTGGGAAGGTAAGGTTTCTAGGATTTTTTGATCGGGCAAGTTAAACGTCAGGTCAGTATCCATGGGGGGCGAAATAGGAAAAACACTTTTCATCGTTGACAAATCACAGTGGGTTAGCTATCCCCCCAGTGCCACGGACGTGTAGATGTTGCAGGGTGAAGTCCAATATAGATCCAGTCTAGCAAAGGAACGTTGTCCGGCTCAATCGATGCTGTCTTTGCGGTAGCACTGATCAAGCATAGAGCGATCGCCAGAGAAAGCATTAGTCACTATTTGCCCTCGTAAAAATTATTAACCTTTCCCCTAGGGTTGGGTTGAAGCCCATCCGCTAAAATGAGGGCAGTTTTGGGAGGGATGACTCTCTCCGTGAATGCACTTTGACCTGTCTGCATTTGAGGACAACACTCCATGCGTCGATTCTTAGCCCTACTCCTTGTCTTGACCCTGTGGCTAGGTTTTACCCCCCTAGCCTCCGCTGATGTGGCAGGACTCGTCCCTTGCAAAGATTCTCCTGCCTTTCAAAAACGTGCTGCGGCTGCTGTGAATACCACCGCTGATCCTGCTTCTGGCCAAAAACGGTTTGAGCGCTACAGCCAAGCCCTCTGTGGCGAAGATGGTTTGCCCCACCTGGTTGTCGATGGTCGTCTCAGCCGTGCCGGTGATTTTCTCATTCCCAGTGTGCTCTTCCTGTACATCGCTGGCTGGATTGGCTGGGTGGGCCGCGCCTACTTGATTGCCGTGCGCAACAGCGGCGAAGCCAATGAAAAAGAAATCATTATTGATGTTCCCCTTGCCATCAAATGTATGCTC is a window of Thermosynechococcus vestitus BP-1 DNA encoding:
- a CDS encoding photosystem I reaction center subunit III, which codes for MRRFLALLLVLTLWLGFTPLASADVAGLVPCKDSPAFQKRAAAAVNTTADPASGQKRFERYSQALCGEDGLPHLVVDGRLSRAGDFLIPSVLFLYIAGWIGWVGRAYLIAVRNSGEANEKEIIIDVPLAIKCMLTGFAWPLAALKELASGELTAKDNEITVSPR
- a CDS encoding adenylate/guanylate cyclase domain-containing protein — protein: MKSVFPISPPMDTDLTFNLPDQKILETLPSQQLVAIILRQQQIINQLRHTLSQIRGVPEVLHPEAPPPSEPHLALVSEDTVCYFPLTGGNCWTIGRSEDNSIVLSDRWMSRNHAMIQRMGRGEFYLIDLGSRNGTFVNGRRVSIPIALHNGDRITFGQTELDFFNEPFAPLFSENATLSLPQSEGSATALLHVRRLLTVLVVDIRDFTQLTRQLEEELLSELIGTWFHRAGEIIRQYGSWVDKYIGDAVMAVWIHESEEIGYQEICHTLSALEDLRLMTGELHQQYPLPWPLRIGSGLNTGYAMVGNTGSGDRPDYTALGDTVNAAFRLESATKTIAADLAMGATTYHYLVHSCPTPVPFRPQVLNLKGYEAPVPAYVGTFDDLHSFLAQALKSRDTLH
- the psbU gene encoding photosystem II complex extrinsic protein PsbU is translated as MQRLGRWLALAYFVGVSLLGWINWSAPTLAATASTEEELVNVVDEKLGTAYGEKIDLNNTNIAAFIQYRGLYPTLAKLIVKNAPYESVEDVLNIPGLTERQKQILRENLEHFTVTEVETALVEGGDRYNNGLYK